The Pseudomonas asiatica genome has a segment encoding these proteins:
- a CDS encoding DUF1656 domain-containing protein, with the protein MPREIAFHGVYMPTMTLMFLFALGLAWGLDRFIASHDGYRFFWHPALLRLSLFVCLFGALALSLYW; encoded by the coding sequence ATGCCCCGTGAAATCGCTTTCCATGGCGTGTACATGCCCACCATGACCTTGATGTTCCTGTTCGCCCTGGGCCTGGCCTGGGGCCTGGACCGGTTCATTGCCAGCCATGATGGCTACCGCTTCTTCTGGCACCCGGCGCTGCTGCGCCTGAGCCTGTTCGTCTGCCTGTTCGGCGCTTTGGCGCTGTCGCTCTACTGGTGA
- a CDS encoding efflux RND transporter periplasmic adaptor subunit — protein sequence MKKFFSLIATLLVLAAAVVIGRQLWLHYMTTPWTRDGRVRADIINVAADVPGYVVDVPVKDNQRVKKGDLLIQIDPEHYQLAVDQAKALVASRKATWEMRKVNAKRRADMDNLVISKENRDDASNIANSAQADYQQALAELAAAELNLKRTHIVATVDGYVTNLNIHKGDYARTGEAVMAVVDENSFWVYGFFEETKLPHVKVGDQAELQMMSGERIKGHVESIARGIYDRDNPQSRELIADVNPTFNWVRLAQRVPVRIHIDEVPDGFLLAAGTTCTVVVKPSEG from the coding sequence ATGAAAAAGTTCTTCAGCCTGATCGCCACCCTGTTGGTGCTTGCCGCTGCCGTGGTGATCGGTCGCCAGTTGTGGCTGCACTACATGACCACGCCATGGACCCGCGACGGCCGTGTGCGTGCCGACATCATCAACGTCGCTGCCGACGTGCCTGGCTATGTGGTGGACGTGCCGGTCAAGGACAACCAGCGGGTGAAGAAGGGCGACCTGCTGATCCAGATCGACCCCGAGCACTACCAACTGGCGGTCGACCAGGCCAAGGCGCTGGTCGCTTCGCGCAAGGCCACCTGGGAGATGCGCAAGGTCAACGCCAAGCGCCGTGCCGACATGGACAACCTGGTGATCTCCAAGGAAAACCGCGACGACGCCAGCAACATCGCCAACTCCGCCCAGGCGGACTACCAGCAGGCCCTTGCCGAACTGGCCGCCGCCGAACTGAACCTCAAGCGCACGCATATCGTGGCCACGGTGGACGGCTACGTGACCAACCTGAATATCCACAAGGGTGACTATGCACGTACCGGTGAAGCGGTGATGGCGGTGGTCGACGAGAACTCGTTCTGGGTATACGGGTTCTTCGAGGAGACCAAGCTGCCGCACGTGAAGGTGGGTGACCAGGCCGAGCTGCAGATGATGAGCGGCGAGCGCATCAAGGGCCATGTGGAGAGCATCGCCCGCGGCATCTACGACCGCGACAACCCACAGAGCCGCGAGTTGATCGCCGATGTGAACCCGACTTTCAACTGGGTGCGGCTGGCGCAGCGGGTGCCGGTGCGCATTCATATCGATGAAGTGCCGGACGGGTTTTTGCTGGCGGCGGGGACGACTTGTACGGTGGTGGTGAAGCCGAGCGAGGGATGA